In Achromobacter spanius, the following proteins share a genomic window:
- a CDS encoding chemotaxis protein CheW, which yields MIESLARLSDIDDCWNRIGIRGDKSCDQLPTHVHCRNCPVYAAAAKRILDRLPPQLDSSDSDIEPPRQDVRLSSLLVFRVGAEWLSLPTRALDEVAATRQILTLPHRRDPAVLGVTNVRGTLTVCVSLARLLGLDAAGDDTRERPGAARMLIFGGAGRAVVLPVDEVEGIHALNLDQLEPLPSTVEGASLKYSRGVAQCGGRSVGVLDEALLMQALERSLA from the coding sequence GTGATTGAGTCCCTTGCGCGCCTGTCCGACATTGACGACTGCTGGAACCGCATCGGTATCCGTGGCGACAAAAGCTGCGACCAGTTGCCCACGCATGTGCATTGCCGCAACTGCCCGGTCTATGCGGCGGCCGCTAAACGCATTCTGGACCGTCTGCCGCCACAACTCGATTCGTCGGACAGCGATATTGAGCCGCCACGGCAAGACGTTCGCTTATCTTCGTTGCTGGTGTTTCGCGTGGGCGCGGAATGGCTGTCGCTGCCGACGCGGGCCTTGGACGAGGTGGCCGCCACACGCCAGATCCTGACGCTGCCGCATCGCCGCGACCCGGCGGTGCTGGGCGTGACCAATGTGCGCGGCACCTTGACCGTGTGCGTGTCCTTGGCGCGCCTGTTGGGGCTGGACGCGGCGGGCGATGACACGCGCGAGCGTCCCGGCGCCGCCCGCATGCTGATATTCGGCGGCGCGGGCCGGGCCGTGGTGCTGCCGGTGGACGAGGTTGAAGGCATCCATGCCCTCAACCTGGACCAACTGGAACCGCTGCCGTCAACCGTGGAAGGCGCCAGCCTGAAGTATTCGCGCGGCGTGGCCCAGTGCGGCGGCCGCAGCGTGGGCGTGCTGGATGAAGCCCTGTTGATGCAAGCTTTGGAACGGAGCCTGGCGTGA
- a CDS encoding CheR family methyltransferase codes for MMLVDEFSALLKRKMGLDSGSIGKAAVERAVRHRMNAVGVADEHEFLRQLHTVPGEMQQLIEAVIVPETWFFRYPESQIAMAGLARARLFAVGVPESRVLRILSVPCASGEEPYSIAMALLDAGVPAARFQVDAVDISERMVQFAQRAMYGRNAFRGDDLAYRDRHFVETADGHQLNAQVRERVRFQHGNLFDGNLLAGVAPYDFVFCRNLLIYFDGPTQERAVQVLRRFTRNDGVIFVGPAETSLLTQRRLPALPLARAFAFRAQALPAPPEPATRAMGTAGGLGATAVTPIVHAWAPPRRPVAQAPAARLPLAHASIAPAPGNGDLSAANDNTSTAMGNTSATASLRQIAQMADRGRVQDALAQCRAHIDLHGVSADALHLLGLLQDAAGDSHQAQAAYRKALYLDPTHREALLHLAALIASSGDIEGARRLQARAARQEARRD; via the coding sequence ATGATGCTCGTCGACGAATTCAGCGCCTTGCTCAAGCGCAAGATGGGGCTGGACAGCGGCTCCATCGGCAAGGCCGCGGTCGAGCGCGCCGTGCGCCACCGCATGAACGCGGTGGGCGTGGCGGACGAACACGAGTTTCTGCGCCAACTGCACACGGTTCCGGGCGAAATGCAGCAACTGATCGAAGCCGTGATCGTGCCCGAGACCTGGTTCTTCCGGTATCCGGAATCGCAAATCGCCATGGCCGGCCTGGCGCGTGCACGCTTGTTCGCGGTCGGCGTGCCGGAAAGCCGGGTGCTGCGGATATTAAGCGTGCCGTGCGCCAGCGGCGAAGAACCGTATTCCATTGCCATGGCCTTGCTGGATGCGGGCGTGCCCGCCGCGCGCTTTCAGGTGGACGCCGTGGACATCAGCGAACGCATGGTGCAGTTCGCGCAGCGCGCCATGTATGGCCGCAACGCATTCCGTGGCGACGACCTGGCGTATCGCGACCGCCACTTTGTTGAAACGGCCGACGGCCATCAACTGAATGCGCAGGTCCGCGAGCGGGTCCGCTTTCAACACGGCAACCTGTTCGACGGCAACCTGCTGGCGGGCGTGGCCCCGTATGACTTCGTGTTCTGCCGCAACTTGCTGATCTACTTCGACGGGCCGACCCAGGAACGTGCCGTGCAGGTGCTGCGGCGCTTCACGCGCAATGACGGCGTGATTTTTGTCGGACCGGCGGAAACCAGCCTGTTGACGCAACGCCGACTGCCCGCGCTGCCGTTGGCGCGGGCGTTTGCCTTCCGTGCGCAGGCCTTGCCCGCGCCGCCCGAGCCCGCGACGCGGGCCATGGGCACGGCGGGGGGATTGGGTGCCACCGCAGTCACCCCCATCGTGCATGCCTGGGCGCCGCCCCGGCGGCCCGTGGCGCAGGCGCCGGCCGCGCGCCTGCCCCTGGCGCATGCGTCAATCGCCCCGGCGCCTGGCAATGGCGACCTCAGCGCGGCAAACGACAACACCAGCACGGCCATGGGCAACACCAGCGCCACGGCATCGCTGCGCCAGATCGCGCAGATGGCGGATCGCGGTCGCGTGCAAGACGCCCTGGCGCAATGCCGCGCGCACATAGACCTGCACGGCGTCAGCGCCGATGCGCTGCATCTGCTGGGCTTGCTGCAAGACGCCGCGGGCGACTCGCATCAGGCGCAGGCGGCTTACCGCAAGGCGCTGTACCTGGACCCGACCCACCGCGAAGCGCTGCTGCACCTGGCCGCCTTGATCGCATCGTCAGGTGACATCGAAGGCGCGCGCCGCTTGCAGGCGCGCGCGGCGCGACAGGAGGCCCGACGTGATTGA
- a CDS encoding chemotaxis protein CheW, producing the protein MAELAPSIQPGAAGPAARRLYLLFRIGGDRYALDAGEVIEVLGLRTLKQVPGAPSWVAGMLDRRGTPVPVIDMSALAGKGTAARVTSTRLALVHYRPAAAADTAAAAATASDPGAAEHVLGLILEHATETLHYDPAAFQPSGLDNPNARYLGPVLSDAHGMVQAVRVNDLLAPAVRAMLYPPDLDGEARQ; encoded by the coding sequence ATGGCGGAACTTGCTCCATCCATCCAGCCCGGCGCCGCGGGTCCGGCCGCGCGGCGGCTGTATCTGCTGTTTCGCATCGGCGGCGACCGCTATGCGCTGGACGCGGGCGAGGTGATCGAAGTGCTGGGCTTGCGTACGCTGAAACAGGTGCCCGGCGCGCCATCCTGGGTGGCGGGCATGCTGGACAGGCGCGGCACGCCGGTACCGGTGATCGACATGAGCGCGCTGGCGGGGAAGGGCACCGCCGCCCGCGTCACGAGCACTCGCCTGGCGCTGGTGCATTACCGGCCGGCTGCTGCTGCTGACACTGCCGCTGCGGCTGCAACTGCGTCTGACCCCGGCGCGGCTGAGCATGTGCTGGGACTCATCCTGGAACACGCCACCGAGACACTGCATTACGACCCGGCCGCGTTCCAGCCTTCAGGCCTGGACAACCCCAACGCCCGCTACCTGGGCCCCGTACTGAGTGATGCGCACGGCATGGTCCAGGCCGTGCGGGTGAACGACCTGCTGGCGCCTGCCGTGCGCGCCATGCTGTACCCGCCCGACCTCGATGGCGAGGCCCGGCAATGA
- a CDS encoding methyl-accepting chemotaxis protein produces MKNLTLRQRILASFMVILAIMTLMVVVDYRRLLHIDDEVVMINTDAVPGIYYSTSIRASWFAGFVVVQDAFNSDSDAERRTVLEALPKSDQQLEEHIDFYRRTISREDDRAMFADFEKALQDYKRIRADILGGAVAGDTVGAKNRVKNELRPAFYQGRDILAKMVVENKKQADEAAVSIKKAVDAAEYGMLLSLCLAIAAAIVCGFLLMRAIGNPMRDIVKTLESTGSGDLTRRLELARKDEFNAIETGFNGMVDELTGLVGKTQRSAVQVATSVTEIAATSKQQQATASEVAATTTEIGATSREISATSRELVRTMTEVSSAAEQTASLAGSGQVGLARMEDTMRNVVGAAGSVNAKLAILNEKAGNITQVVTTITKVADQTNLLSLNAAIEAEKAGEYGRGFVVVATEIRRLADQTAVATYDIEQMVREIQSSVSAGVMGMDKFSEEVRRGMADMQQVGDQLSQIIQQVQTLAPRVQMVNEGMQAQATGAEQINQALQQLSDAAQQTVESLRQSSLAIEELTVVANDLRSGVSRFKI; encoded by the coding sequence ATGAAGAATCTGACTCTGCGCCAACGCATCCTGGCCAGCTTCATGGTCATCCTGGCCATCATGACGTTGATGGTGGTGGTTGATTACCGACGCCTGCTGCACATTGACGACGAAGTGGTGATGATCAACACGGACGCCGTGCCGGGCATCTACTACAGCACGTCGATACGCGCGTCGTGGTTTGCCGGGTTCGTGGTGGTGCAGGACGCTTTCAACAGCGATTCCGATGCAGAGCGCCGCACCGTGCTGGAGGCGCTGCCCAAGAGCGACCAGCAATTGGAAGAGCACATCGACTTCTACCGCCGCACGATTTCGCGCGAGGACGATCGCGCGATGTTCGCCGATTTCGAGAAGGCCTTGCAGGACTACAAGCGCATTCGTGCCGATATCCTGGGGGGCGCGGTGGCGGGTGACACGGTCGGGGCGAAGAACCGCGTCAAGAACGAATTGCGGCCCGCCTTCTACCAGGGGCGCGACATCCTGGCGAAGATGGTGGTGGAAAACAAGAAGCAGGCCGACGAGGCCGCCGTCAGCATCAAGAAGGCTGTGGATGCCGCCGAATACGGCATGTTGTTGTCGCTGTGCCTGGCAATCGCGGCGGCGATCGTATGCGGCTTTCTGCTGATGCGCGCCATCGGCAACCCCATGCGCGATATCGTCAAGACCCTGGAATCTACCGGCAGCGGCGACCTGACGCGCCGCCTGGAGTTGGCGCGCAAAGACGAATTCAACGCCATTGAAACCGGCTTCAACGGCATGGTGGACGAACTGACCGGGTTGGTCGGCAAGACCCAGCGTTCGGCCGTGCAGGTGGCGACGTCGGTGACCGAGATTGCGGCCACGTCCAAGCAACAACAAGCCACCGCGTCCGAGGTGGCGGCCACCACCACCGAAATCGGCGCCACCTCGCGTGAAATTTCCGCGACATCCCGCGAGCTGGTGCGCACCATGACCGAAGTGTCCAGCGCCGCCGAGCAGACCGCGTCGCTGGCCGGCAGCGGGCAGGTCGGGCTGGCTCGCATGGAAGACACGATGCGCAACGTGGTGGGCGCGGCGGGCTCGGTGAACGCCAAGCTGGCCATCCTGAACGAGAAGGCCGGTAATATCACTCAGGTGGTTACCACAATCACTAAAGTAGCGGATCAGACCAACCTCTTGTCGCTCAACGCCGCCATCGAAGCCGAGAAGGCCGGCGAGTACGGCCGGGGCTTCGTGGTGGTGGCGACCGAGATCCGCCGCCTGGCCGATCAGACCGCCGTGGCCACCTACGACATCGAACAGATGGTGCGCGAGATCCAGTCGTCGGTGTCGGCGGGTGTGATGGGCATGGACAAGTTCTCGGAGGAGGTGCGCCGGGGCATGGCCGACATGCAGCAGGTGGGCGACCAGTTGTCGCAGATCATCCAGCAGGTGCAGACGCTGGCGCCGCGCGTGCAGATGGTCAACGAAGGCATGCAGGCGCAGGCAACGGGCGCCGAGCAGATCAACCAGGCCTTGCAGCAATTGAGCGACGCCGCCCAGCAAACCGTGGAATCCCTGCGCCAGTCCAGCCTGGCGATTGAAGAGCTGACGGTGGTGGCCAACGACCTGCGCAGCGGCGTGTCGCGCTTCAAGATCTGA
- a CDS encoding amidase: protein MPLATPTDAASLNPIVAMPAHALSDAIRRRELSCVEVMRAYLAHIDNVNPKINAIVARRDTDALLREAAERDAQLDAGQWLGWMHGMPQAPKDLTAVRGMVTSRGSLVYKDQVTQHDSIIVERMRASGAIFIGRSNVPEFGLGSHTYNQVYGTTGNPYDPSKTAGGSSGGAAAALAARMLPVADGSDFGGSLRNPAAFCNVYGMRPSAGRVPFGPSPEVFLKQLSYEGPMGRTPRDVALLLSVMAGHDKRSPLSLRDDPAQFATALDATSDADPRGKRIGWLGDWGGYLPLEPGILDVCAQGLATLDTVGCDVVDYQVPFAGDRLWRMWLTHRHLMVGGQFHALVQDPQTRKLLKPALIWEVEGLDGMTAHDVYQATQERSAWYQTVLGMFEDVDFLAVPSAQVFPFDATLDWPKHIAGRPMDTYHRWMETVTPWTLAGCPVISVPVGFSPQGLPMGMQLIGPPQGDLDILRLAQAYDQACDWVDAHPPASLWQAA from the coding sequence ATGCCCCTCGCCACGCCGACCGACGCCGCCAGCCTGAACCCCATCGTCGCCATGCCGGCGCATGCCTTGTCGGATGCGATCCGGCGCCGCGAACTGTCCTGCGTGGAGGTCATGCGCGCGTATCTGGCGCATATCGACAATGTCAACCCGAAGATCAACGCCATCGTCGCCCGCCGCGATACCGACGCGCTGCTGCGCGAAGCCGCCGAGCGCGACGCGCAACTGGATGCGGGCCAATGGCTGGGCTGGATGCATGGCATGCCGCAGGCGCCCAAGGACCTGACGGCCGTGCGCGGCATGGTCACGTCGAGGGGCTCGCTGGTCTACAAGGACCAGGTCACGCAGCATGATTCGATCATCGTCGAGCGCATGCGGGCGTCGGGCGCCATCTTCATCGGCCGCTCCAACGTGCCGGAATTCGGCTTGGGCTCGCATACCTACAACCAGGTCTACGGCACGACGGGCAACCCCTACGATCCGTCCAAGACGGCGGGCGGCAGCAGCGGCGGCGCGGCGGCGGCGCTGGCCGCGCGCATGCTGCCCGTGGCTGACGGCAGCGATTTTGGCGGCTCGCTGCGCAACCCGGCGGCGTTCTGCAACGTGTATGGCATGCGGCCGTCGGCGGGGCGGGTGCCGTTCGGGCCGTCGCCCGAAGTGTTCCTGAAGCAACTGTCGTATGAAGGGCCGATGGGGCGCACGCCGCGCGACGTGGCGCTGCTGCTGTCGGTGATGGCGGGGCACGACAAGCGTTCGCCCTTGTCGCTGCGCGACGACCCCGCGCAGTTCGCCACCGCATTGGACGCCACATCAGACGCGGACCCGCGCGGCAAGCGCATCGGCTGGCTGGGCGACTGGGGCGGTTACCTGCCCTTGGAACCGGGCATTCTGGACGTGTGCGCCCAAGGCTTGGCCACACTGGATACCGTGGGCTGCGACGTCGTTGATTACCAGGTGCCGTTCGCGGGCGACCGGCTGTGGCGCATGTGGTTGACGCATCGCCACCTGATGGTGGGCGGCCAATTCCATGCGCTGGTTCAAGACCCGCAAACGCGCAAGCTGCTCAAGCCCGCGCTGATCTGGGAAGTGGAAGGCCTGGACGGCATGACCGCGCACGACGTCTATCAGGCCACGCAGGAACGTAGCGCCTGGTACCAGACGGTGCTGGGCATGTTTGAAGACGTTGATTTCCTGGCGGTGCCGTCGGCGCAGGTGTTTCCCTTTGACGCCACGCTGGACTGGCCCAAGCACATTGCCGGGCGCCCCATGGATACCTATCACCGCTGGATGGAGACCGTGACGCCGTGGACGCTGGCAGGCTGCCCGGTAATCAGCGTGCCGGTGGGCTTCAGCCCGCAGGGCCTGCCGATGGGCATGCAGTTGATTGGCCCGCCGCAAGGCGACCTGGATATTTTGCGGCTGGCGCAAGCCTATGACCAGGCGTGCGACTGGGTAGATGCGCACCCGCCCGCGTCGCTGTGGCAAGCGGCCTGA
- a CDS encoding LysR family transcriptional regulator, translating to MDSLSGIGVFVLVAQAGSFAEAGRVLGVSPSAVGKSIARMEARLKVRLFHRSTRQLALTPEGEKFLDRCRRILCEVEAAELELSAASDAPQGRLRVSLPRYSGLHDASIASFMRQYPAVELDLDFTDRMVDVIGEGYDAVIRTGDMDDSGLKRRRLGSFRWVLAASPDYLRQHGTPKRAADLMRHACLHYRYPATGRLEKWPFKLGPDAQAPELPLTLVCNSVETRIALAVGGQGIVCLPDFTIRRELAAGQLQLVMEDRTRGGGTMWALWPASRHASPKLRVFIDHLAQHLFP from the coding sequence ATGGATAGCCTGAGCGGCATAGGGGTGTTTGTGCTGGTGGCACAAGCGGGCAGCTTTGCCGAGGCGGGGCGCGTGCTGGGTGTGTCGCCGTCGGCGGTGGGCAAGAGCATTGCGCGGATGGAAGCGCGCTTGAAGGTGCGGCTGTTTCATCGCAGCACGCGCCAGCTTGCGCTGACGCCGGAAGGCGAAAAATTCCTGGATCGCTGCCGCCGCATCTTGTGCGAGGTCGAAGCGGCTGAACTGGAATTGTCGGCGGCGTCCGACGCGCCGCAGGGCAGGCTGCGCGTGAGCCTGCCGCGCTATAGCGGTTTGCACGACGCCAGCATCGCCAGCTTCATGCGGCAGTACCCCGCCGTGGAACTGGACCTGGATTTCACCGACCGGATGGTGGATGTCATTGGCGAAGGCTATGACGCCGTGATCCGCACGGGCGACATGGACGACTCCGGCTTGAAGCGCCGCCGCCTGGGGTCGTTTCGCTGGGTGCTGGCCGCGTCGCCCGACTATCTGCGCCAGCACGGCACGCCCAAGCGCGCGGCCGACCTGATGCGCCATGCCTGCCTGCATTACCGTTACCCCGCCACGGGCCGTTTGGAAAAATGGCCGTTCAAGCTGGGGCCGGACGCCCAGGCGCCCGAACTGCCCTTGACGCTGGTGTGCAACAGCGTGGAAACGCGGATTGCGCTGGCCGTGGGCGGGCAGGGCATTGTCTGCCTGCCGGACTTCACCATCCGCCGCGAGCTGGCGGCGGGGCAATTGCAACTGGTCATGGAAGACCGCACGCGCGGCGGCGGCACGATGTGGGCGCTATGGCCCGCAAGCCGTCACGCGTCGCCCAAGCTGCGCGTGTTCATCGACCACCTGGCGCAGCATTTGTTTCCTTAA
- a CDS encoding MFS transporter, with amino-acid sequence MPTPDLSTPFPAPCHRWLQLLSACLTALLIPLCFTGPAVVLPSISHDLGGTPVQLNWILNGYILAYGSVIMVAGSLTDLVGPRRVWLLGLAVFCVTTFAIAFVPTTGWINFMRLMQGVGGAAAFAAAMSSLAPLFHGVARTRAFSLLGTTFGIGLSFGPLASGWMVQVAGWQWVFLSTGVVGLLGAVMVAISVRPTASVAQGRLDWPGAFSFTGALGLFTYGILLAPEAGWADAHVVGALLASVLLAVAFVRIERRVARPMLDLSLFRSPRFVGVQVLAASPAFLFIALIALLPGRFIGIDGYSALEAGQLMIGLAAPLLVVPFLAALLTRWFRPGLLSALGLIAVAAGLIWLADVMAAGAAGLWMPMLLIGCGIGLPWGLMDAMAVSVVDARNVGMATGIFNTVRVSADGVAIAVLSALLALLIQTQLSATLPDAQSGTLNAQALVMAANRAALGQLDEAAAQLPHATAQAMPLLHDAYDTAFRHVLHALAGIAVLTALCITLLLGRRETVAARLSPPATS; translated from the coding sequence ATGCCTACCCCCGACCTTTCCACCCCCTTTCCAGCCCCCTGCCACCGTTGGCTGCAACTGCTGTCGGCCTGCCTGACCGCGCTGTTGATCCCGCTGTGCTTCACCGGCCCCGCCGTGGTGCTGCCGTCCATCAGCCACGACCTGGGCGGCACGCCCGTGCAACTGAATTGGATCTTGAACGGCTACATCCTGGCCTACGGCAGCGTGATCATGGTGGCGGGCAGCCTGACCGATCTGGTGGGGCCTCGGCGGGTATGGCTGCTGGGCCTGGCGGTTTTTTGCGTCACGACCTTCGCCATTGCGTTCGTCCCCACGACCGGCTGGATCAACTTTATGCGCCTGATGCAGGGCGTGGGCGGCGCGGCCGCGTTTGCCGCGGCGATGTCGTCGCTGGCGCCGCTCTTTCACGGGGTGGCGCGCACCCGCGCGTTCAGCCTGTTGGGCACCACCTTCGGCATCGGCTTGTCGTTCGGGCCGCTGGCTTCCGGCTGGATGGTGCAGGTGGCCGGCTGGCAGTGGGTGTTTCTGTCCACGGGTGTAGTGGGCCTGCTGGGCGCCGTCATGGTGGCCATCAGCGTGCGCCCCACGGCAAGCGTGGCGCAAGGCCGGCTGGACTGGCCGGGCGCCTTCAGCTTTACCGGCGCGCTGGGGCTGTTCACCTACGGCATCTTGCTGGCTCCCGAGGCGGGCTGGGCGGACGCGCACGTCGTCGGCGCGCTGCTGGCATCCGTGCTGCTGGCCGTGGCCTTCGTGCGTATTGAACGCCGCGTCGCCCGCCCCATGCTGGACCTGAGCCTGTTTCGCAGCCCGCGCTTTGTGGGCGTGCAGGTCCTGGCGGCGTCGCCGGCGTTTCTGTTCATCGCGCTTATCGCCCTGCTGCCCGGCCGCTTCATCGGCATCGACGGCTACAGCGCACTCGAAGCCGGGCAACTGATGATCGGCCTGGCCGCGCCCTTGCTGGTGGTGCCGTTCCTGGCCGCGCTGCTGACGCGCTGGTTCCGCCCCGGCCTGCTGTCGGCCCTCGGCCTGATCGCGGTGGCGGCGGGCTTGATCTGGCTGGCGGACGTGATGGCCGCGGGCGCGGCGGGCCTGTGGATGCCCATGCTGTTGATCGGCTGCGGCATCGGCCTGCCCTGGGGCTTGATGGACGCCATGGCGGTCAGTGTGGTCGACGCGCGCAACGTCGGCATGGCGACCGGCATCTTCAACACGGTGCGCGTGTCGGCCGACGGCGTCGCCATCGCGGTGCTTAGCGCGCTGCTGGCCCTGCTGATCCAGACGCAGTTGTCGGCCACCCTGCCCGACGCGCAGTCCGGCACCCTGAACGCGCAAGCCCTGGTGATGGCCGCCAACCGCGCGGCGCTGGGCCAATTGGACGAAGCCGCGGCGCAGCTACCGCATGCCACGGCCCAGGCCATGCCGCTGTTGCATGACGCCTACGACACCGCCTTTCGTCATGTGCTGCATGCCCTGGCCGGCATCGCCGTGCTGACCGCGCTTTGCATCACCCTGCTGCTGGGTCGGCGCGAAACGGTCGCGGCGCGGCTCAGTCCACCCGCCACCAGCTAG
- a CDS encoding ATP-dependent DNA helicase, producing MSYAVAVRALCEFTARAGDLDLRFTPAPSGVEGMAGHAVVTGRRGPDYETEVSLSGQHEGLLVRGRADGYDPVANQLEEIKTYRGQLDSVRENHRVVHWAQARVYGHLLCQARGLEQVRVALVYFNVVTEEETVLVETHEAAALQTFFQEQCDRFLAWAKTELAHRQTRDAALEKLGFPHGEFRAGQRDLAVAVYRTARDGRCLMAQAPTGIGKTLGTIFPMLKASPGTGLDKIFFLAAKGSGRALAVEALDTVNAQPAAPGLRVLDLQARDKTCEHPDLACHGDSCPLAQGFYDRLPQARQAAVQHVRLDAPTVRAVAREHSICPYYLSQELIRWSDVVVGDYNYYYDSSAMLYAMTQAYQWKVAVLVDEAHNLVDRARRMYTGELDQASLSAARYAAPKALKKPLDGLQRSWNALNKKQAERYQAYDAVAPGVLAAVQKAVGAIMEYMAESPLPQDDPVLTFYFQALQFMRLAEQFGSHALFDVTLSDVGVASAKTRPSTLCVRNVIPASYLAARYAAAHATVLFSGTLSPQQFYRDTLGLPNETPWIDVAAPFQAEQLAVRVVGNVSTRYRDRERSLAPIVDLIATQYAERPGNYLGFLSSFDYLRQVSDLMRARHPAVPIWLQTPGMDEAGRAAFLARFTEAGQGVGFAVLGGAFSEGVDLPGKRLIGAFIATLGLPQVNAVNENMKRAMELRYGEENGYDYTYLYPGMQKVVQAAGRVIRTESDVGTVHLIDDRYRRAKVRGLLPSWWRVD from the coding sequence ATGAGCTATGCCGTGGCGGTGCGCGCGCTGTGCGAATTCACGGCGCGGGCCGGCGACCTGGACTTGCGCTTCACGCCCGCGCCCAGCGGAGTCGAAGGCATGGCGGGGCACGCGGTCGTGACCGGGCGGCGCGGGCCTGACTACGAGACCGAGGTGTCCTTGTCCGGCCAGCATGAAGGCCTGCTGGTGCGGGGGCGTGCAGATGGCTATGACCCCGTGGCCAATCAGCTTGAAGAGATCAAGACGTATCGCGGCCAGTTGGACAGCGTGCGAGAGAACCATCGCGTGGTGCATTGGGCGCAGGCGCGGGTCTACGGCCATCTGCTTTGCCAGGCGCGCGGGCTGGAACAGGTGCGCGTGGCGCTGGTGTATTTCAACGTGGTCACCGAGGAAGAAACGGTACTTGTGGAAACGCACGAGGCCGCGGCGCTGCAAACGTTCTTCCAGGAACAGTGCGACCGCTTCCTGGCATGGGCCAAGACCGAACTCGCGCATCGCCAGACGCGCGATGCGGCGCTGGAAAAGCTGGGCTTTCCGCATGGCGAATTCCGTGCCGGGCAGCGCGATCTGGCCGTGGCTGTGTACCGCACGGCGCGTGATGGGCGCTGCCTGATGGCGCAGGCGCCCACCGGTATCGGCAAGACGCTGGGTACGATCTTCCCCATGCTCAAGGCCAGCCCAGGTACGGGTTTGGACAAAATCTTCTTCCTGGCGGCCAAGGGCTCGGGCAGGGCGCTGGCGGTTGAAGCGCTGGACACGGTCAACGCGCAGCCCGCCGCGCCCGGCTTGCGCGTGCTGGACTTGCAGGCGCGAGACAAAACCTGCGAGCATCCGGACCTGGCCTGCCACGGGGATTCCTGCCCCTTGGCGCAGGGCTTTTACGACCGCTTGCCCCAAGCGCGTCAGGCAGCGGTACAGCATGTACGGCTGGACGCGCCCACGGTGCGCGCCGTGGCTCGTGAACACAGCATCTGCCCGTACTACCTGTCGCAAGAGCTGATCCGCTGGAGCGACGTGGTGGTGGGCGACTACAACTATTACTACGACTCGTCGGCCATGCTGTACGCCATGACGCAGGCCTACCAATGGAAGGTGGCGGTGCTGGTGGACGAGGCGCACAACCTGGTTGACCGCGCGCGCCGCATGTACACGGGGGAACTGGATCAGGCCTCGTTGTCGGCGGCGCGCTATGCCGCGCCGAAAGCCTTGAAGAAGCCGCTGGACGGCTTGCAGCGCTCTTGGAATGCGCTGAACAAGAAGCAGGCAGAACGCTATCAAGCGTATGACGCGGTGGCGCCGGGTGTGTTGGCGGCCGTGCAGAAAGCGGTGGGCGCCATCATGGAGTACATGGCTGAATCTCCCTTGCCGCAAGACGACCCGGTGCTGACGTTCTACTTCCAGGCGCTGCAATTCATGCGCCTGGCCGAGCAGTTCGGCTCGCATGCCTTGTTTGATGTGACGCTGTCGGACGTGGGCGTGGCCAGCGCCAAGACCCGGCCGTCCACCTTGTGCGTGCGCAATGTGATCCCCGCGTCGTACCTGGCGGCGCGCTATGCGGCGGCGCACGCCACCGTGCTGTTCTCGGGCACCTTGAGCCCCCAGCAGTTTTATCGCGACACCTTGGGGCTGCCCAACGAAACACCTTGGATAGACGTGGCCGCGCCGTTTCAGGCCGAGCAATTGGCGGTGCGCGTGGTGGGCAATGTGTCCACCCGCTATCGCGACCGCGAGCGTTCGCTGGCGCCCATTGTTGACCTGATCGCCACGCAGTACGCGGAACGCCCGGGCAATTACCTGGGCTTTCTCAGCAGCTTTGACTACCTGCGGCAGGTGTCGGACCTGATGCGCGCACGCCATCCGGCCGTGCCCATCTGGCTGCAAACGCCCGGTATGGACGAAGCGGGCCGGGCGGCGTTCCTGGCGCGCTTTACCGAAGCCGGCCAGGGCGTGGGCTTCGCGGTGCTGGGCGGCGCGTTCTCGGAAGGGGTGGACCTGCCCGGCAAGCGCCTGATCGGCGCCTTCATCGCCACGCTGGGCCTGCCGCAGGTGAATGCCGTGAACGAAAACATGAAGCGCGCGATGGAGCTGCGCTACGGCGAGGAAAACGGCTATGACTACACCTATCTGTACCCGGGCATGCAAAAGGTGGTGCAGGCGGCGGGCCGCGTGATCCGTACCGAAAGCGATGTGGGCACGGTGCACTTGATTGACGACCGCTACCGGCGCGCCAAGGTGCGCGGGTTGCTGCCTAGCTGGTGGCGGGTGGACTGA